ACtgtgattattaaataaaaacttgtaGATCTGCATTATGATTATTAAGTGACATTTTCAAGTAAATAATGTGGTTTTGATGTTTCTTATCTTCCCTTTTGTGTACATATAAGAGATTAAATGAATGATAATAGGAGTAGTATGTGACAAAGACATTATTGTGGACATTTATGAATACTTCCCATTTATAGACCGAGTTACTTAGATTGCTAGTTTGTGTATAGAAAGAAAATGTGTTACAGTAATGACAAACAACTGCCATGACTCACATTAGTATTTTAATTAActataatatttatgaaaacTTATTTAAGTATGAATTTGTCTATTGTAGTGTGTTACAGTAATGTTTTCTTTTGGAATTTTACTTTGATGGAAAATAAGTTGTTTGTGATATGAAACTGGCCCTTTCTCAACCTATAAAAGTAATAGATCCATCattaaatgatattaattattattgtataaaaaattaatagggCTAAGAGAGAGGTATCGATTTTCCATGGATTGATGTTCAAAGGTCCTCatttgaaacaaagtttcaattATGGATCAAGGTATGTctaataacttaattatatttatgttaGTAAAAATCAtgacattcaaaattttttggaattataaTCTTTTGCTTTcatgaatgattaaaaataaattattaagagaACTTTTCAACAactcattttttcctttatttaattgtgGATGGAACTAAAATCTTTGTATTTGAAGGAAGTTGCTTCTACAAAACAAATgtgcacatgaaatattttgtgAGGCTATGAATTCTTTATCAGTAAGACCTGCAAATTCATTAATTCTTAGCATAGAAGTTTTGTCCATGGGATTGTCAAAAGTTTCTATATATGCCACATTATGCTTAGATATTGTGTAACATTTGTCCTTTTTATCAGCATTCGTGTATACATTCCATAATaggtcatccacaaccctagaGAGAGGATTTCACCCCTGTAGTGCCAAGATTCAAAAAGAGTCATCATGGTAGAAGATCAGTGGGTTTGCGATATCTACAACTACAACGGCTTCGACACTCCTCTTCACCAACTGGATTATATCTGGAAATACGCACATCTGAGGTAAAGAACTAAACTCTagattttgattgttttttatatttgttgcTTATGTTGCTAAGATCTAAAGGCCCTAGGAAGTATTGCATGCACCTTAACTGGGCCTAGGATAGTGAATGGTGTAATCCAAGTATTCCCTACATAAACAAGCCTCTCAACAATTGTATCTTAAGTTGAATGATATAGTAACTTCCTTTGAATTAAGAAACACCATTGATTGTTGTGTATATCTAAAGGTTGGTAAGACCAAATTTGTATTTTCGATtatgtatgttgatgatatcttgCTTGCTAGTGGTGGTCTTGGTGTGTTGCATATAGCTAAGAAATTGTTTTGGCTAATTGCAATGTTAACAAAAATGTCTTCATTTTTTTGGTGTCATTCCCCAtccttattctttttctttatttagtcTGATACTTTTGGTATGAGATCCCCTGTCATTTCTCATTCAAAACACAGAAATAGGAAGGAACCAACTTGAGGCGTAcgttcatatttatatattttggtcCATACATAATTTTATGGACTCTTTTGACTACAGGGGATCCTTGCTGAATTATACACAACCATAGATTAGAAATTATCAGCGCAACATATCTCTTGTAATTGATTAACCACAGGATAGTAGGGATTGccttttttcaattaattttatgcGGTGGGGTAAGATGCTTGCATTGCAATTCCACAGAGACCTTCCTTTTCAGTCACATCCCTCTGCATCCGTATGTAACCTTCTTCGCCCCATCCTGTGCCCCATGAGTTCTTCACCAGCCAATACTTCATCCCATCATCGCTGGTTCCGTAACCAACCGCAGAAACACCATGGTCTAGTTCTGTGCCACACTGTCCTGTAAACACACCACTTGAATAGAATTGGAACTCAGACCCCCCAGCATCAATGGCAACGGCAATAGGTTGGTGGGCAACAGCCTTTTGTAAAGCCTTCTCATTGTTGGCTGGCACATCTTCATACCCATTTATCTTGGCTGCAGGGTGGGCTGCCTTCTTGCGGTTGCAGGTGCCATCAGTTCCCGCGTAGGGGTAGTTAGCTTCGGTGGTGAGACCATGATTTTGTTCGATGAATTTGAAGGCATCATCCATTAGACCACCACTGCAGCCTTGATCCTCCCCACTAGTGTCACAGTCAACCAACTCTTGTTCAGAAAGAGAGATTAGCTTCCCAGTCGATAGCTGAGTAATTCCTTCCATAGCTGCCACAGCCGAAAATGCCCAGCAAGACCCTGCATTTTTTTATCgtaaaaaagtgagaaaaaatatcaatttcaaaccatactacaaaaatattttcacttacCGCATTGGCCTTGGTCCTTGATGGGTGTAACAGCTCCTTTCTTTCTCCAATCGACAGTAGATGGCACTGCAGTAACGTTCTCGTATTTGAAAGAAGTTGCTTCGGTGGAGCAGATGTGGGCCTTGAATCTATTTCGGGAGGCTCTGAACTCTTCGTTGGTGAGATCTGCAAATTCATTGATGCTCAGCTTGTAAGATTTGTCCATGGCCTTGTTGAAAGATTCTATACGTGCCACATTATCCTTGAATATCTTGTAGCGCTTGCTTTTCTCATCAGTATCCTTATATTCACGCCCATACTGAACCATCCAATCCTCATGTCTCTCATACATTGATGCTTCATGAAGGTTGCGGGCTGTGGCTTGAGATGCCCAAGTAGCCAAAACGAAGAGCAAAGCTAAACAGATGTATTGGTACTGGTTGACAGAAGCCATGATATAGGAAGCAGTAGGGATTGATGAATTAAATGAGTAAGCAGATTGATACACTCGGAGATTGCAGCAGGGGTTTATATAGGAAAAAATCCGTCCCATAACACACCGATCTCAAATAATACTGCCAAGGAAAACCTTCAATACGCTTATCTACGTGCCTTGGAAATTAAAATGTTGTGATTTGGACCCATCTCCATCAGCTACTTTGTTTAATATTAGTTGGTTAAATTATTACTAGAATTGTTCTCTTCTGTATATAAATCTCTAGCTATTTCGTGTCTGGAATCCTAAATTATTTGTAGTTTAGgatgttttctttttgtattaaTTGCTCTAGTGTTGAACTACGTGCTATTAGGAGGATGTTCTTGTCCTCTTTGGTGCATCACCGTACCGTGTCATCCATAAATATAAGAGAATGGTTTCTCATCATATAAAACAATGGATGCTTGATGATTGAATGCCCAACCATTGGAAAAGAATTTTAGTGTATTATCACGATATTCCATAGATTTCATAAGAGGGTGTTGAAAGCAAATCACAACCTATATTAGAccaaaattattggaatatcATATACTTTAGGGATAGGAGGTAATAATTAGTCCAACATCTACATAAGTTTCATAATTGATGTGAAGGCTATAAAAAGTAATGGTAAAAAATACCCTTATAAGATGTCACATCAAATTTCATATAATAGTTGATTGGTTGTTGACATGGCAACATGATCTCCAAAACATTAAAGCCAAACATTAACTAAGTCTGATTAAATCCAAACATACCTTTGATTAAAACGGGGGCAATGTTTCGTTATCCTAAACCCACCAAAGGACACTACAACACCATCGTAGAGAAGATAGACGAATGACCTTCATCATATCCCTTTTTCTCCTAAGATTGCATAGTGATTACAAATTTGTAAGGGAACATAGGATCTAATGCCCTAACCCATTAGAGTTAGATGCCCCAAACTCATTAGAAAGGAATATGATAACCCATGTGGTGGGGGGAGGGGCAAGAATAGAAGAAAACTCAATAAGTCCATGGTATTTCTACTTCCATATTTTCCCttagtttttgtgttttcattaaactatgtttggttgctaGGAATATAGTAGAGAAATAAAaagttgtttgtttgatttattatttttataaataatttcctTTAACACTAATTTAGGATgctaaatttccaattttctcaattttcatagACATTCTAGGCAACTAAGCATCTAAAAATCTTTGAAAGATATGGGGGAGCTAGCTTGTGTGATTGGAATTGAAATATTATAGGATAGGTCACATGAATTATTAGGATTATCTCAAAATGCATGTAAGAATATATAGAGTCCTAGAAAGATTTGGAATGGAAAATTGTTTCGCAATTATTGCATTAATATAGAAAGGGATAAGTTTAGTCTCATATAATGTGCaagaaatgatttaaaatacaaacaaattgAAAGAATCCCTCATTTATGTGTTGTAGGAAGTTTGATGTATACCCAAACTTGCAACAATCTAAACATCAGCTTTGTGGTAAGCATGTTGAgcaaataataaagtaatacaAGGATGGATCATTAAAAATTgtatagaagatgttgaaggTATTGAAGATATGAAAGAGTACATGCTCAAATTTAAGAGATTTGATCATCTAGGAGTGATTAGATATTAAATTCAGATTTTTCTAGATGTCTTGATAGAAAAAAGTCCACTTTCGTTTATTTACTTCAACTAGCTAGAGGAGCAATCTCatgaaaaagtgtgaaatattTTGTCATAGCTTCATCTACTATGGAATTCAAATCTTTTGATTTCTTTGAGGTTACAATTCATGAAATGTGGTGTTGTGGAACATTATTTTAGAACTTAAATTTGTCAGCTCTATTGTCAAGCCTCTAAATATTTATTGCAGTGATTCTGAGTATCTTTTTCTCCAAGAATCACAAATATTCTAACGGTATGAGATTCATAGAATTGAaatgatttataattaaaaagtagGCCTAAAAACAAAGAGTACCATTAAAATACATAAGTCTAAAGTTTATGAATATTGCTTATCCATTGATGAAAAGATTACCATCAAAGACATTTAAGGAATACATGGAAAGGATGAGTCTTTGCtgtgattattaaataataacttGTAGATCTGCATTATGATTATTAAGTGACATTTTCAAGTAAATAATGTGGTATTGATGTTTCTTATCTTCCCTTTTGTGTACATATCAGAGATTAAATGAATGATAATAGGAGAAGTATGTGACAAAGACATTATTGTGGACATTTATGAATACTTCCCATTTATAGACCGAGTTACTTAAATTGCTAGTTTGTATATAGAAGAAAATGTGTTACAATAAATGACAAACAACTACCATGACTCATATTAGTATTCTAATAACTATAATATTTATGATGACTTATTTAAGTATGAATTTGTCTATTGTATTGTGTTCCATTAATGTTTCCTTATGGAATTTTACTTTGATGGAAAATTGTTTGTGATATGAAACTGGTCCTCTCTCAACCTATAAAAGTAATAGATCCATCattaaatgatattaattattattgtataaaaaattaatagggCTAAGAGAGAGGTATCGATTTTCCATAGATTGATGTTCAAAGGTCCTCatttgaaacaaagtttcaatcatggatcaaggtatgtctaataatttaattatatttgtgttAGTAAAAATCAtgatattcaaaattttttggaattatgatCTTTTGCTTTCATGAATGATTAACAATAAATTATTGAGAGAACTTTACAACtcatttttccctttatttaatTGTGGATGGAACTAACATCTTTGTATTTGAAAGAAGTTGCTTCTACAAAACAAATGTGCACCTTGAAATATTTTGTGAGGCTATGAATTCTTTATCAGTAAGACCTGCAAATTCATTAATTCTTA
The window above is part of the Vitis riparia cultivar Riparia Gloire de Montpellier isolate 1030 chromosome 12, EGFV_Vit.rip_1.0, whole genome shotgun sequence genome. Proteins encoded here:
- the LOC117927298 gene encoding senescence-specific cysteine protease SAG39-like, with the protein product MASVNQYQYICLALLFVLATWASQATARNLHEASMYERHEDWMVQYGREYKDTDEKSKRYKIFKDNVARIESFNKAMDKSYKLSINEFADLTNEEFRASRNRFKAHICSTEATSFKYENVTAVPSTVDWRKKGAVTPIKDQGQCGSCWAFSAVAAMEGITQLSTGKLISLSEQELVDCDTSGEDQGCSGGLMDDAFKFIEQNHGLTTEANYPYAGTDGTCNRKKAAHPAAKINGYEDVPANNEKALQKAVAHQPIAVAIDAGGSEFQFYSSGVFTGQCGTELDHGVSAVGYGTSDDGMKYWLVKNSWGTGWGEEGYIRMQRDVTEKEGLCGIAMQASYPTA